GGAATGAAAGAATTAACCCCCCGACAGATTGTCAAGGAGCTGGACCGTTACATCGTAGGGCAGCAGGCGGCCAAGAAATCGGTGGCCATTGCGATGCGCAACCGCTGGCGGCGCATGCAGGTTCCGGATCACCTGCGGGAAGAAATCATGCCCAAC
This portion of the Candidatus Neomarinimicrobiota bacterium genome encodes:
- the hslU gene encoding HslU--HslV peptidase ATPase subunit (heat shock protein involved in degradation of misfolded proteins), giving the protein MKELTPRQIVKELDRYIVGQQAAKKSVAIAMRNRWRRMQVPDHLREEIMPN